The nucleotide window GGATAGCAAGAACAAATGGTTCATACCTATTgaaggatcttttatgattaatatccacaagtttatattttggatgaatctttgttcccacatttggtgttggatcaaaccaatcacatttaaacaatacaGTTCTTTTGATTGGTAATCCAGGGTACTCCAATCGTAGCACTTCAATTAATTGTCCATAGTAGTCACTTTCATTAGTACTGTAATTAGTCCCCTTGATACATACCCCACTGTTCATCGTTGCCCTATGCGAACCATAACCTTTAGTGTGAAATTTATAACCATTAACTACATAACTATTGTAGCACATAACActtcttaatggaccctttgataGATCCTTTAAAAACTGGCTTGATATATTGTTGGAGGGATTGTGAACATATTTATTGAACCACTTATCAAATTCACGCTCTAGTTTCTCATCAACTTGTTTATCATTGATATTTGGATTGGCCATGTGTAACTCATTAACAAAAATGCTGCACACAATGAAAATAGTTAATTACATGTTTGGAATCAATAATGGCATTGcaacaattataataattgaatattagAAAAACTTACTCAATGTACGGTTTTACTTCTATACAATTCAACAAGATGTACATTTGTGCTGCTTGAAATTCTTGTTCTGTGAGATATCTAACCTTTCCTTTTCCCAGTGGCCTACCGGAATGAGTGAAAATTGATAGATTCCCTAGATGTTCATCCATATGTTCGACTGTATCATCATTGCGTGGAACCTTTCGATGCCTTGTGTTGACATGGGGTTCAAAATAATGAGCGCAGAATGACGATGCTTCTTCAACTAAATATGCATTGCATATGGAACCTTCCACtttggctttatttttcacattatttTTTAACTTCCTAAGGTACCTGTACCATTTACTATTTAGTCAcaacaaattttcatttttcaatgTAATGATAGTATACAACAATACATTAAACTAGTTACCTCTCAAATGGATACATCCACCGATATTGCACAGGACCAGCAATCCATGCTTCATAAGCCAAATGCACTGGGAGGTGTTCCATGGAGTCAAAGAAACTTGGAGGGAATATACGCTCTAGTTTACATAATATAATAGGAATCTCTTCATTGAGCTGTAACATGGCTTCTTCTCTAAGTGTTGTTGAAGTTAACTCTCTAAAGAAATTGCTCAATTCGGTCAATGCTTGCCACACATTTTTTGGAAGCAATTCCCTAAATGCTATTGGGAGTAATCTTTGCATAAAGACATGACaatcatggcttttcatcccaaaCAACTTTAGTTTTCGCATGTCTATACACCTACCCATGTTTGACACATAACCATCTGGGAATCTAAGATTTTTAAGCCATTCACACAACACTGCTTTTGATTGTTTGTCTAATGTGTAACATGCTTTAGGATACTTTCCTGTTGCCATATCCCTCTCTAACTCAGGTCTGTGACAAAACTCTTTCAAATCTTCCCTTGATTTTGCATTGTCCTTCGTCTTCCCTTCAACATTCATcacagtattaaaaatattttcaaatacaTTTTTCTCTATATGCATGACATCCAGGTTGTGGCGAAGCATGTTAGTACTCCAATATGGCAAATCCCAAAAAATGCTCCGTCTCTTCCAACCCGTGTTTTTTGCTTTGCAACTGTTATTCTCATCTGCACCCATATCTGTGACACACATTAATCCTAGATGTTCTATTTGTTCTAAAATTTCCTCACCAGATAGAATGGGGGGAGCACTTTTTGTAACTGTCTTGTTCTTTCTAAAAGCAATTTTATTCCGTCTGAAAGGATGGTTAGCTGGTAAGAATTTACGGTGATTGTCAAACCATGATTGTTTACCACCCTTTGTCAATGTGAATGCA belongs to Hevea brasiliensis isolate MT/VB/25A 57/8 chromosome 4, ASM3005281v1, whole genome shotgun sequence and includes:
- the LOC131179167 gene encoding uncharacterized protein LOC131179167: MDEHLGNLSIFTHSGRPLGKGKVRYLTEQEFQAAQMYILLNCIEVKPYIDIFVNELHMANPNINDKQVDEKLEREFDKWFNKYVHNPSNNISSQFLKDLSKGPLRSVMCYNSYVVNGYKFHTKGYGSHRATMNSGVCIKGTNYSTNESDYYGQLIEVLRLEYPGLPIKRTVLFKCDWFDPTPNVGTKIHPKYKLVDINHKRSFNRYEPFVLAIQASQVNYSIYPSLKRDKDDWWAVFKIKARSVIDLPEQVNVTTPPAREEPFQEDEMEVPLIQIDDDDDQQQYLNDQNGVLVEINEEDVEDEEELELDSESDEECDDVYDSDTN